A window from Acidobacteriota bacterium encodes these proteins:
- a CDS encoding S1/P1 nuclease produces the protein MMLRDAESMSRGAQRLSPAFFLLMLAALLVAPPAASPARAWGTTGHMLTAQIAYDSLSPQAREEANRLIAVLAAVDPRTPHFVPASVWMDEVRGSGLRAMDTWHYINLPINAGGLADVPAALETNVVWAIDQAAETLANPEATDFERAFMLRILLHVVGDVHQPLHCVGRFTTALPKGDRGGNLFFIQPVEEGAPDQLHWLWDATVGLFPRIAVEDDWQPQIAALAERIMTEHPRPVLPPWQRGAAEEWAREGFELARSVVYDGVAEGAPVTREYVLRAHRTISERLALAGYRLAQILEATLVPPTTDAELSDDAAAAAE, from the coding sequence ATGATGCTGCGGGATGCCGAATCGATGAGCCGCGGGGCTCAGAGGCTCTCTCCGGCGTTCTTCCTGCTGATGCTGGCGGCGCTGCTGGTTGCGCCGCCGGCCGCTTCGCCAGCTCGGGCCTGGGGTACCACCGGTCATATGCTTACGGCCCAGATCGCCTACGACTCCCTGAGCCCGCAGGCGCGGGAGGAGGCGAACCGGCTCATCGCCGTGCTAGCGGCGGTGGATCCTCGGACGCCCCACTTCGTTCCCGCGTCGGTGTGGATGGACGAGGTGCGGGGTTCTGGGCTGCGCGCCATGGATACCTGGCATTACATCAACCTGCCGATCAACGCCGGCGGCTTGGCGGATGTGCCGGCGGCCCTGGAAACCAATGTGGTGTGGGCCATCGACCAGGCCGCTGAGACCCTCGCCAACCCCGAGGCCACCGATTTCGAGCGCGCCTTCATGTTGCGCATTCTGCTCCACGTGGTGGGCGACGTGCATCAGCCGCTGCACTGCGTCGGCCGGTTCACCACGGCCCTGCCAAAGGGGGATCGGGGCGGCAATCTCTTCTTCATCCAGCCGGTGGAGGAGGGGGCGCCGGATCAACTCCACTGGCTGTGGGACGCCACCGTGGGGCTCTTTCCCCGCATCGCCGTGGAAGACGACTGGCAGCCACAGATCGCCGCCCTGGCGGAGCGGATCATGACCGAGCATCCACGCCCGGTGCTGCCGCCGTGGCAGCGGGGGGCCGCCGAAGAGTGGGCGCGGGAGGGCTTCGAGCTTGCGCGTTCGGTGGTCTACGACGGCGTTGCCGAGGGCGCGCCGGTGACCCGGGAGTATGTGCTGCGGGCTCACCGGACGATCTCGGAGCGCCTGGCCTTGGCGGGGTATCGGCTGGCGCAGATCCTGGAAGCGACCCTCGTCCCGCCGACCACCGACGCGGAGCTCTCCGACGACGCTGCCGCGGCGGCCGAATAG
- a CDS encoding alpha/beta hydrolase, which produces MLKIPIPDTEHHLAVRLDESAGEGSKGRAVLYLHGFGSSQEAEKAEFFRRRALEAGMSFCSLDFRGHGASDDDLEGLTLTRNVEDADLALQQLEERGYPPPVVLGSSFGALTGLWLSALHPDRVAAGLYIAPALDLEERTRSWAGEEGLAAWREAGRVRVATPVVETDLGWDFLADFERYTPAELSRRLATPSLLLQGQRDDQVGWERVAAFAAACDRTPVELHLFSDGDHRLLDRKALLWELMSHFLARQGFPR; this is translated from the coding sequence ATGCTGAAGATCCCCATTCCCGACACCGAGCACCATCTGGCGGTGCGTCTGGACGAATCCGCCGGCGAGGGCTCCAAGGGCCGGGCGGTGCTCTACCTTCACGGCTTCGGATCGAGCCAGGAGGCGGAGAAGGCGGAATTCTTTCGCCGGCGGGCGCTGGAGGCGGGCATGTCCTTCTGTTCGCTGGATTTCCGCGGCCACGGTGCCTCCGACGACGATCTCGAGGGGCTGACTCTGACCCGCAACGTCGAGGATGCTGACCTGGCTCTGCAGCAGCTGGAGGAGCGCGGCTATCCGCCACCGGTGGTCCTGGGTTCGTCCTTCGGCGCCCTCACCGGCTTGTGGCTGAGCGCCCTGCACCCCGATCGGGTCGCCGCCGGCCTGTACATCGCTCCCGCCCTCGACCTGGAAGAGCGAACCCGCAGCTGGGCGGGGGAGGAGGGCCTGGCCGCCTGGCGCGAGGCGGGCCGGGTGCGGGTCGCCACGCCGGTGGTGGAAACGGATTTGGGCTGGGATTTTCTGGCGGATTTCGAACGCTACACCCCGGCGGAGCTGAGCCGGCGTCTGGCCACTCCCTCCCTGCTCCTCCAGGGACAGCGGGACGACCAGGTGGGGTGGGAGCGAGTGGCGGCCTTCGCCGCCGCTTGCGATCGGACTCCGGTGGAGCTCCACCTCTTCTCCGACGGCGATCACCGCCTGTTGGATCGCAAGGCGCTCCTGTGGGAGCTGATGTCCCACTTCCTGGCTCGGCAAGGCTTTCCTCGCTAG
- a CDS encoding proteasome accessory factor PafA2 family protein, translating into MTTPGPVLDRLMGLETEYALRFTSPRSQGPGKSGHPGNDRIYRALAGAVSELVHARPGDGVPSKEQIFVQNGGAFYYEHLPHCPAGGLLEGATPECRSPAQLLTYQKAQEELLKAALPRARRRLAFARRRGRPSVAELRLEGGSLGELGWGDLGLVKNCRDAAGNVYGAQENYEVEIARGPWLMLYRAGLALLVPWFLLMALLSWVMNLVLILLVLVVAVWGWSVAVLFPRWSAMRRVAALLQADEDTLGRRLGWFQLVLSHVFMGPVATPFAVLLELTAFRHLRAPLWPFLASRAVIAGAGTVEAGGRFALAEKAPALRRLLRRSISPKGRPVLDTGNLLKQALSPMTFRFSELLGLFRRRQRLQLGFGDSNAAQWAEYLKIATTALVLDLAEADELKTKAPRLRRPLAAFHALAADPTLKQAVELKDGTERTALELQRFYLERAEDWLARAPAVSMEARQVVKLWRQVLEALEERRWDTLLGKLDWVTKRYLLESCGTNTEGPGTETSGTGSAGKEAVLKTLDLRYHELGEGYLARMEAAGLAPRVVEPETVERAMEEPPEKTPAFLRGELIRRRGAARLPLKVTWDSAWIGGRLLGQVVHFRDPRANGRREPQI; encoded by the coding sequence ATGACCACTCCGGGCCCGGTGCTCGACCGCCTCATGGGGCTGGAAACCGAGTACGCCCTGCGCTTCACCTCTCCTCGTTCTCAAGGTCCCGGCAAGAGCGGTCATCCCGGCAACGACCGGATCTATCGTGCCCTGGCCGGCGCCGTGTCCGAGCTGGTCCACGCCCGCCCCGGCGACGGCGTTCCCTCCAAAGAGCAGATCTTCGTACAAAACGGCGGGGCGTTTTACTACGAGCATCTACCCCATTGTCCCGCCGGGGGGCTGCTCGAAGGCGCGACGCCGGAATGTCGTTCTCCCGCCCAATTGCTGACCTACCAGAAGGCTCAGGAGGAGCTGTTGAAGGCGGCGCTGCCGCGAGCCCGTCGCCGGCTGGCGTTTGCCCGAAGGAGAGGGCGGCCATCGGTGGCAGAGCTCCGTCTGGAAGGAGGGAGCCTGGGAGAGCTGGGTTGGGGAGATCTGGGCCTGGTGAAGAATTGCCGGGACGCCGCCGGCAACGTCTACGGAGCCCAGGAGAATTACGAGGTGGAGATCGCCCGCGGGCCCTGGTTGATGCTCTATCGCGCCGGGCTGGCGCTGCTGGTGCCCTGGTTTCTGCTCATGGCACTGCTTTCGTGGGTGATGAATCTGGTGCTCATCCTGCTGGTGCTGGTGGTGGCGGTGTGGGGTTGGAGCGTGGCGGTTCTCTTCCCTCGGTGGTCCGCCATGCGGCGGGTGGCGGCGCTTCTGCAGGCGGACGAAGACACCCTCGGCCGGCGCCTGGGCTGGTTCCAGCTGGTGCTGTCCCATGTCTTCATGGGGCCGGTGGCGACGCCCTTCGCCGTGCTTCTGGAGCTCACCGCCTTTCGCCATCTGCGGGCACCGCTGTGGCCGTTTCTCGCTTCCCGGGCGGTGATCGCCGGCGCCGGGACGGTGGAAGCCGGCGGCCGCTTCGCTCTGGCGGAGAAAGCACCAGCCCTGCGCCGGCTGTTGCGGCGCTCCATCTCCCCCAAAGGCCGGCCGGTGCTCGACACCGGCAACTTACTCAAGCAGGCTCTGAGCCCCATGACGTTCCGCTTCTCGGAGCTCCTCGGTCTCTTCCGCCGGCGCCAGCGGCTGCAGCTGGGGTTCGGAGACTCCAATGCCGCTCAATGGGCTGAATATTTGAAAATCGCCACCACGGCCTTGGTCTTGGATCTGGCGGAGGCGGATGAGCTGAAGACGAAGGCACCGAGGCTGCGCCGGCCGCTGGCGGCTTTCCACGCTCTGGCGGCGGATCCGACGCTGAAGCAGGCTGTAGAGCTGAAGGACGGGACGGAGCGCACCGCTCTGGAGCTCCAGCGCTTCTATCTCGAGCGGGCGGAAGATTGGCTGGCGCGGGCACCGGCGGTGTCGATGGAGGCTCGCCAGGTGGTGAAGCTTTGGCGGCAAGTGTTGGAGGCGCTGGAGGAGCGTCGTTGGGATACCCTGCTGGGCAAGCTCGACTGGGTGACCAAGCGCTACCTGCTCGAATCCTGCGGTACGAACACCGAGGGCCCGGGGACCGAGACCTCGGGTACCGGGAGCGCGGGGAAGGAGGCGGTGCTCAAGACACTGGACCTGCGCTACCACGAGCTCGGCGAGGGCTATCTGGCCCGGATGGAGGCGGCGGGGCTGGCGCCGAGGGTGGTGGAGCCGGAGACGGTGGAGCGAGCGATGGAAGAGCCGCCGGAGAAAACCCCGGCGTTCCTGCGCGGGGAGCTGATCCGGCGCCGAGGGGCTGCCCGGCTGCCCCTCAAGGTGACCTGGGACAGCGCGTGGATCGGTGGCCGGCTGCTCGGACAGGTGGTGCACTTCCGCGATCCCCGGGCGAACGGTAGACGAGAGCCCCAGATCTGA
- a CDS encoding MoaD/ThiS family protein: MVKNPAEAPAVTVYLPSLLRGASGGRGEVTVRGRTVEECIEALLNGQPLLRPHLFTDAGAQREHVSIFLNDTDVRWLESWNHPVRSGDTLTVLQAVSGG; encoded by the coding sequence ATGGTGAAAAACCCAGCGGAGGCGCCGGCGGTGACGGTCTACCTGCCGAGCCTGCTGCGCGGTGCCAGCGGCGGCCGCGGCGAGGTGACGGTGCGGGGGCGGACGGTGGAGGAGTGCATCGAGGCTCTGCTCAACGGCCAACCGCTTTTGCGCCCCCACCTCTTCACCGATGCCGGCGCGCAGCGTGAGCACGTCAGCATCTTCCTCAACGACACCGACGTGCGCTGGTTGGAGAGCTGGAACCACCCGGTGCGCTCCGGGGACACTCTGACCGTGCTGCAGGCGGTCTCCGGAGGCTGA
- a CDS encoding DUF427 domain-containing protein has protein sequence MVKATWNGEVVAQSDNTVVVEGNHYFPPDSIEARYFRDSGTTSFCPWKGTAHYYSLEVGGETNVDAAWFYPQPKEAAEEIRDRVAFWRGVQVQEA, from the coding sequence ATGGTGAAGGCGACGTGGAACGGTGAGGTGGTGGCGCAGAGCGACAACACGGTGGTGGTGGAGGGCAATCACTACTTCCCGCCGGACTCCATCGAGGCGCGCTACTTTCGCGACAGCGGCACGACCTCGTTCTGCCCGTGGAAGGGCACGGCCCACTACTACAGCCTGGAGGTGGGCGGAGAGACCAACGTCGACGCGGCGTGGTTCTACCCGCAGCCGAAAGAGGCGGCGGAGGAAATCCGCGACCGGGTGGCCTTCTGGCGTGGCGTGCAGGTGCAGGAGGCATGA